Proteins found in one Mustela lutreola isolate mMusLut2 chromosome 12, mMusLut2.pri, whole genome shotgun sequence genomic segment:
- the PIERCE1 gene encoding piercer of microtubule wall 1 protein, protein MAQATPAPAPPAPAPPQKTSDCYRVDDDLPARFNNPAWFRGYGTKKAVSVYRTSNAAYGSRAPTVHEMPKVFYPNSSKFSRQLAAGGMFRNNTLNVSMEKSIVTGPDNYITPYDRFNFHPSYNVSKPSICDWPAS, encoded by the exons ATGGCCCAGGCGA ccccggccccggccccccccgcccccgcgcccccgcaGAAGACCAGCGACTGCTACCGCGTGGACGACGACCTGCCGGCCAGGTTCAACAACCCGGCGTGGTTTCGGGGCTACGG GACCAAGAAGGCCGTCTCGGTGTACAGGACCAGTAACGCCGCCTACGGGAGCAGAGCCCCCACGGTGCACGAGATGCCG AAAGTATTTTATCCAAATTCGAGTAAATTTTCCAGACAACTTGCAGCTGGTGGAATGTTCCGGAATAATACCCTCAACGTCTCCATGGAGAAGAGCATTGTGACAGGTCCCGACAACTACATCACCCCCTACGACCGGTTCAACTTCCACCCCAGTTACAACGTCAGCAAGCCGTCCATCTGTGATTGGCCGGCCTCCTGA
- the PPP1R26 gene encoding protein phosphatase 1 regulatory subunit 26, whose amino-acid sequence MFLMNAPPVVALQSKWEAFGTPGSFRFPGCFSEPKEGVSRAPVSAQVRMVISALRGDQAAPGMSDELAVRRSQRAEKGQDARLAATPTFTACGLGTDLVPSRVEDTADFGPLVLDSDSDDSVDRDIEEAIQEYLKAKSGATERGGRPRPEVPLSSALIAPCPPTSAPSPGGSPGSRAGAGQDRGSASPVSVSSDDSFEQSIQAEIEQFLNEKRQHETPRCDVSVDAKPDLSDNAVRSAFRSGRETTGKTHRQEVMGACKDFLFRKPPRLAKVSARPRGLQSKATAEPESANPRPAEAAQNKGAVRRSGGPGRRAKRAKSAALVSKASGSSSDDGIEEAIQLYQLEKRKEAGGDPPPGPLLGEGKEPGPPTRSTGHATKGALPETRRKTPGRKKPTAPKAVDLSPGGPDPAHPSKPPRDPRAAEPELAERPPCRADTSAELMCAEAILDISKTILPAPAVGSERPLPASPLSCPLTVPSRCDGDSSSVDSNDSIEQEIRTFLALKAQSGAWLARAESCPQTTLSPAPPPGPGVPSSKTLGLSLSCKRKRRGGSHAGPPSTPKKARETAQEGARDPDHSPAGAQPGQAPRAEGQSKGQPIPCRPREPGDQHGGPGGSLWPGHGNTAPAQGASERGSSEDKSSSLDSDEDLDSAIKDLLRSRRRLKKRWRDPRAARKRKVRFSTTEPQFLHKLGGFRREWTDRSPHLLKSCLSKPKKDSRENLGKKALSLSCRDPERTAADSAGPGDVPPALPLRRRASEGNLFFREAATCELQGAAPGPQPPPEDSSSVDSDDSIELEIRKFLAEKAKESGSGSEAPGGGPAAPRMGSVPRPELPCRKGPAPTLAPHPGVCTRSQRGRGGPQPAGGPGGAGRAFLPGGRSGPRTEQACLPRAVARHTSTAGALSAKGSAAGQRLVCTHKDQSPRGTERARERALGSLPARAEAGTRAESPGVAIAVTTQGQSPRTRKPGADGLGSPQASLALPWANFAHQSGLQSTWALSPEGREAVWRGGLGGQREQGPEGQDPKKGLPFSGFSSLLSTQLFHFGKSVSWGGKQAGVFSPPLSLPLQGPAFSAFRETPAGHSPVFGGAPLLTKKGGGHWPGRKSQAACGLQARRNSGSEEDVLDLRYRRGATSGGSQAQEALGSDSSELSDTSVEEGGGPGAKGKALQP is encoded by the coding sequence ATGTTCCTCATGAACGCCCCTCCTGTGGTCGCTCTCCAGTCCAAATGGGAGGCCTTCGGCACACCAGGAAGCTTTAGGTTTCCTGGGTGCTTCTCGGAGCCGAAGGAGGGCGTCTCGAGAGCTCCGGTGAGTGCGCAAGTGCGGATGGTCATCAGCGCGCTCCGGGGCGACCAGGCTGCTCCGGGCATGAGCGATGAGCTTGCCGTGCGCAGAAGCCAGAGAGCGGAGAAGGGCCAGGACGCCAGGCTGGCCGCCACCCCGACGTTTACTGCCTGTGGTCTCGGCACTGATTTGGTCCCTTCGAGGGTGGAGGACACCGCGGACTTTGGCCCCTTGGTGCTGGACTCGGACAGCGACGACTCCGTGGACCGGGACATTGAGGAAGCGATCCAGGAGTACCTGAAGGCCAAGAGCGGGGCCACGGAGCGGGGCGGGCGGCCCAGACCGGAGGTTCCTCTGAGCAGCGCCCTGATCGCCCCGTGTCCCCCAACGTCGGCACCCAGCCCGGGAGGCAGCCCTGGCAGCCGCGCGGGAGCCGGCCAAGACCGGGGCTCCGCCTCCCCGGTGAGCGTTAGCAGCGACGACTCCTTCGAGCAGAGCATCCAGGCAGAGATCGAACAGTTTCTGAACGAGAAAAGGCAGCACGAGACCCCAAGGTGCGACGTTTCTGTGGACGCGAAACCAGACCTCAGCGATAATGCGGTCAGATCAGCATTTAGATCCGGCAGAGAGACGACGGGCAAGACACATCGGCAGGAAGTGATGGGAGCCTGCAAGGACTTTCTCTTCCGGAAACCTCCCAGGCTAGCCAAGGTGAGCGCACGGCCCCGAGGCCTCCAGTCCAAGGCCACTGCCGAGCCAGAGAGCGCGAACCCCCGCCCTGCAGAAGCAGCGCAGAATAAAGGCGCGGTCAGGAGGAGCGGGGGCCCTGGGCGGAGGGCCAAGCGAGCCAAGAGCGCAGCCCTGGTGTCCAAGGCGTCCGGCTCCAGCAGCGATGACGGCATTGAGGAGGCCATTCAGCTGTACCagctggagaaaaggaaggaggcaggCGGAGACCCGCCGCCCGGACCGCTGCTCGGAGAGGGGAAGGAGCCTGGCCCTCCCACACGCAGCACAGGCCATGCCACAAAAGGTGCCTTGCCTGAAACCCGCAGGAAAACACCAGGCAGGAAGAAGCCCACGGCCCCAAAGGCCGTGGACCTCAGCCCAGGTGGCCCtgaccctgcccacccctccaagccacccagagaccccagAGCTGCTGAACCCGAGCTTGCGGAACGGCCGCCATGCCGGGCAGACACGTCCGCTGAGCTGATGTGTGCCGAAGCAATTTTGGACATTTCCAAAACCATCCTGCCAGCCCCCGCGGTGGGCAGTGAGAGACCCCTGCCCGCCAGCCCACTCTCCTGCCCCCTGACCGTGCCCTCGCGCTGTGATGGGGACAGCAGCTCCGTGGACAGCAATGACAGCATAGAGCAGGAAATCCGGACGTTCCTGGCCCTGAAGGCACAGTCAGGAGCTTGGCTGGCCCGAGCGGAGAGCTGCCCGCAGACCACTCTGAGCCCAGCACCGCCACCTGGCCCCGGGGTCCCCAGCTCTAAAACGCTGGGCCTGTCGCTGAGCTGCAAAAGGAAACGCAGAGGAGGCAGCCATGCCGGGCCACCGTCCACACCCAAGAAAGCGAGAGAGACGGCGCAGGAGGGCGCCCGGGATCCTGACCACAGCCCAGCAGGCGCACAGCCTGGCCAGGCCCCCAGGGCAGAAGGCCAGAGCAAGGGCCAGCCCATCCCCTGTAGGCCACGTGAGCCGGGCGACCAGCACGGTGGTCCCGGGGGCAGCCTGTGGCCCGGCCACGGGAACACGGCCCCAGCACAGGGTGCCAGTGAGCGGGGCAGCTCTGAGGACAAGAGCAGCTCCCTGGACAGTGACGAGGACCTGGACTCCGCCATCAAGGACCTCCTGCGGTCCAGGCGGAGGCTCAAGAAGAGGTGGAGGGACCCCAGAGCCGCGCGCAAGAGGAAGGTCAGGTTCAGCACCACCGAGCCCCAGTTCTTGCATAAACTCGGCGGCTTCCGGAGAGAATGGACGGACAGAAGCCCCCACCTGTTGAAAAGCTGCCTCTCGAAGCCCAAAAAAGACAGCAGGGAGAACCTGGGGAAAAAGGCCCTGAGCCTCTCCTGCAGAGACCCGGAGAGAACCGCAGCGGACAGTGCGGGCCCCGGCGATGTGCCCCCGGCCCTCCCGCTCCGGAGAAGAGCGTCTGAAGGGAATCTGTTCTTCCGTGAAGCCGCCACCTGCGAACTTCAAGGCGCAgcccctggcccccagcctcCGCCCGAGGACAGCAGCTCTGTGGACAGTGATGACAGCATCGAGCTGGAGATCAGGAAGTTCTTGGCCGAAAAGGCGAAGGAGTCCGGGAGCGGCTCAGAGGCCCCAGGAGGGGGCCCAGCCGCCCCACGGATGGGGAGTGTGCCCAGGCCAGAGCTGCCGTGCCGGAAGGGGCCGGCGCCCACCCTGGCCCCTCATCCCGGGGTGTGCACGCGGAGCCAGCGGGGCAGGGGCGGTCCTCAACCGGCCGGAGGCCCGGGGGGTGCGGGGAGAGCCTTCCTTCCAGGCGGGAGGAGCGGCCCCCGAACAGAGCAGGCCTGCCTCCCCAGAGCCGTGGCCAGGCACACCAGCACGGCGGGGGCCCTGTCTGCCAAAGGGTCGGCTGCTGGTCAGCGACTGGTTTGTACCCACAAAGATCAGAGCCCAAGAGGGACCGAGCGTGCCAGGGAACGTGCTCTCGGCTCGCTGCCTGCTCGAGCCGAAGCGGGCACCCGGGCAGAAAGCCCCGGCGTGGCCATTGCTGTGACGACCCAGGGCCAGAGCCCACGGACTCGGAAGCCGGGAGCAGATGGGCTAGGGAGCCCGCAGGCCAGCCTCGCCCTCCCGTGGGCCAACTTCGCCCACCAGAGTGGGCTGCAGAGCACGTGGGCGCTGAgcccagaaggcagagaggctgtgTGGAGAGGGGGCCTCGGCGGCCAGCGAGAGCAGGGGCCAGAGGGCCAGGACCCCAAGAAAGGCCTGCCCTTCTCGGGCTTCTCCTCCCTGCTGTCCACACAGCTGTTCCACTTTGGGAAGAGCGTTTCCTGGGGCGGCAAGCAGGCCGGCGTCTTCAGCCCGCCCCTGAGTCTGCCCCTGCAGGGCCCGGCCTTCTCAGCCTTCAGAGAGACCCCGGCCGGCCACAGCCCTGTGTTTGGAGGCGCGCCCCTGCTAACAAAGAAAGGGGGGGGACACTGGCCCGGCCGGAAGTCCCAGGCGGCGTGCGGTTTGCAGGCCAGGAGGAACTCGGGCTCCGAGGAGGACGTTCTAGACCTGAGGTACAGGCGGGGGGCCACCAGCGGAGGCAGCCAGGCCCAGGAGGCCTTGGGGAGTGACTCCAGCGAGCTCAGTGACACCTCCGTGGAGGAGGGCGGCGGCCCGGGGGCCAAGGGCAAAGCCCTCCAGCCATGA